The following proteins are encoded in a genomic region of Desulfitobacterium chlororespirans DSM 11544:
- a CDS encoding sensor histidine kinase, translated as MNLKGRLISANALTVILPVMITVISAMAYIYIAGKLADTEQAFQNTQEVAQLTMELVGRENSVLRQNPEKIRDSSFQKELQARMDILDGEVVVLEGERVLFSSRSLTAIDVVKLKKPAIQFRSARVDLGTQSYTVQSFDVSRDEAQGEKQTTLYLLVPINPASFDMTNFLVFSGLVFLLSFIGANAIASYYFSLRILTPLNNLQKAAMEITLGNLDYEIVEEGDQEVRELCRDLERMRIQLKNSVHTQLKYEDNRKMLISSISHDLKTPVTSIKGYVEGLLDGIANSPEKKEKYLKTIYRKAEQVDTMIDDLLLYAKLDLNQIPFSFEKTNIGEFLDDGLQEIEPEMERNGIKILFESELTTAQEIPLDRERMMRVILNIIDNSRKYMDKEEGVITLSLRETHSSIIIEIKDNGRGIPKKDVAQIFERFYRSDTARTEIKGSGLGLAIAKQIVEGHEGRIWAVSREGKGTSVLISLPRGEG; from the coding sequence ATGAATCTGAAAGGACGACTTATTTCAGCCAATGCTTTAACCGTAATCCTCCCGGTGATGATTACGGTTATTAGTGCTATGGCTTATATTTACATTGCCGGCAAGCTGGCGGACACGGAGCAGGCCTTTCAGAATACTCAGGAGGTTGCTCAGCTGACTATGGAATTAGTCGGCCGTGAGAATAGTGTTCTTCGCCAAAATCCTGAGAAGATCAGGGACAGCTCCTTTCAAAAGGAGCTCCAGGCGCGGATGGATATCCTGGATGGCGAAGTCGTGGTGCTGGAAGGGGAAAGGGTGCTTTTTTCCTCACGCAGCTTAACGGCCATCGATGTGGTTAAACTGAAGAAACCGGCGATACAATTCCGCAGTGCCCGGGTGGATTTGGGAACTCAGTCTTACACTGTCCAGTCCTTTGATGTATCTCGTGACGAGGCGCAAGGGGAGAAGCAAACTACTCTTTATCTCCTTGTTCCGATCAATCCGGCCTCCTTTGATATGACGAATTTTTTAGTCTTCAGCGGCTTGGTGTTCCTTTTGTCCTTTATCGGCGCCAATGCCATTGCCTCCTACTATTTTTCCTTGCGAATTCTTACCCCCCTTAACAACCTGCAGAAAGCGGCCATGGAAATCACCTTAGGCAATTTGGATTATGAAATCGTCGAAGAAGGGGACCAAGAGGTGCGGGAACTTTGCCGCGACCTTGAGCGCATGCGTATTCAGTTAAAGAATTCTGTGCATACCCAGCTTAAATATGAGGATAACCGCAAGATGCTCATATCCAGTATTTCTCACGACTTAAAGACCCCGGTGACCTCCATTAAAGGCTATGTGGAAGGGCTGCTGGACGGGATTGCCAATTCTCCGGAGAAGAAAGAAAAATACTTAAAGACAATTTACCGCAAGGCAGAGCAAGTGGATACCATGATCGACGACTTGCTGCTCTATGCCAAACTGGATCTTAATCAAATTCCCTTTAGTTTTGAAAAAACCAATATCGGGGAATTTTTAGATGACGGACTTCAGGAAATAGAACCGGAGATGGAGAGAAACGGGATTAAAATCCTCTTCGAATCTGAGCTTACTACAGCTCAGGAAATTCCCTTGGATCGGGAACGCATGATGCGGGTCATTCTCAATATCATCGATAATTCCCGTAAGTATATGGATAAAGAAGAGGGGGTCATCACCCTATCCTTGCGGGAAACCCATTCCAGCATCATCATTGAAATTAAGGATAATGGCCGGGGAATACCGAAAAAAGATGTGGCTCAGATTTTTGAGCGGTTTTATCGCTCGGATACGGCCCGCACTGAAATCAAAGGCAGCGGCCTGGGCCTGGCCATCGCCAAACAGATTGTGGAAGGGCATGAGGGCCGGATATGGGCTGTCAGCCGGGAGGGCAAAGGGACCAGTGTGCTTATTTCGCTGCCCCGGGGTGAGGGGTGA
- a CDS encoding ABC transporter ATP-binding protein, whose protein sequence is MEKVIEIQNLTKLYKNGRGINDLSLDIYKGEIFGFLGPNGAGKSTAMKIMTGLIAPDRGDVKIFGHSILEEYEKAMAHVGCIIEIPETYPYLSAYDNLRQLARFYPDVDGQRIEEVLELTGMLRYKNEKPKRFSLGMKQRLGLSAAILSRPKVVILDEPLNGLDVEGMIDIRKLILYLAEQERTTFFISSHLIHDVELTCNKIGVIYNGMLLNVQTTEDILKNYATLENYFVSEVERNGRVSSSINQ, encoded by the coding sequence ATGGAAAAAGTCATTGAGATTCAAAATCTCACGAAACTTTATAAGAACGGTCGTGGTATTAACGATCTCAGTCTGGATATTTATAAAGGTGAGATCTTCGGTTTTCTTGGTCCCAATGGCGCAGGGAAGAGCACGGCAATGAAAATTATGACAGGATTGATCGCTCCGGATCGGGGTGATGTTAAGATATTTGGTCACAGTATCCTGGAAGAGTATGAAAAAGCCATGGCTCACGTGGGCTGTATCATTGAAATACCGGAGACCTATCCCTATCTCAGCGCTTACGATAATCTCAGACAACTGGCCCGGTTTTATCCGGATGTGGATGGGCAACGAATCGAAGAAGTCCTGGAATTGACGGGAATGCTCCGCTATAAAAATGAGAAGCCGAAACGGTTCTCTCTGGGTATGAAACAACGCCTGGGACTTTCGGCGGCCATTCTGTCCCGGCCTAAAGTGGTTATTCTTGATGAGCCTTTAAACGGTCTTGATGTCGAAGGCATGATCGATATCCGCAAGTTGATTTTATATTTGGCAGAACAGGAGCGGACCACTTTTTTTATCTCCAGTCATCTAATTCACGATGTGGAATTAACCTGTAACAAGATTGGCGTTATTTATAACGGGATGCTTCTCAATGTCCAGACCACTGAAGACATTCTTAAGAATTATGCTACCCTGGAGAATTATTTTGTGAGTGAGGTAGAGCGCAATGGCCGTGTTTCAAGCAGCATTAATCAATGA
- a CDS encoding ABC transporter permease has product MAVFQAALINELEKLRKKKKVMVAVILSLLVIVVGQLLVLGVRLGFGIRGAGSADFSMLVLSVAVNTLLPLFAALVAIDSFSGEFAQNTMRITLTRPVSRFKLFSAKVSAIGIFILTNLGLLLIFSLLAGLLFDGGTMSLKGVWQSALSYTVSFIPLFVLALGIVFLANVLKSGISVFFVSILAFILFKGLGMLFSQYSGILLTSYFDWYNLWLANSFPLMKIVRQFLLMLGYALLFFTGAYYLFDKKEF; this is encoded by the coding sequence ATGGCCGTGTTTCAAGCAGCATTAATCAATGAACTTGAGAAATTACGCAAGAAAAAGAAGGTTATGGTGGCGGTCATTCTTTCTTTGCTGGTGATTGTTGTGGGGCAGCTTTTGGTTTTGGGGGTTCGCTTAGGGTTTGGTATTCGCGGAGCGGGCAGCGCGGATTTTTCTATGCTGGTCCTGTCGGTAGCCGTTAATACTCTTCTGCCTCTCTTTGCGGCCTTGGTAGCCATTGACAGCTTCTCAGGGGAGTTTGCTCAAAATACCATGCGCATAACCTTGACAAGGCCTGTGAGCCGTTTTAAGCTGTTTTCAGCGAAAGTGTCGGCTATCGGTATCTTTATCTTAACCAATCTGGGTTTGTTGTTGATCTTTTCTTTACTGGCAGGGCTTTTATTTGACGGCGGTACGATGAGTCTGAAAGGGGTATGGCAAAGCGCGCTTTCCTACACAGTAAGCTTTATTCCTTTATTTGTGCTGGCCTTAGGCATCGTTTTCCTGGCTAATGTATTGAAAAGCGGTATTTCGGTTTTTTTCGTATCGATTCTAGCCTTCATTCTTTTTAAAGGCTTGGGTATGCTTTTTTCTCAATATTCCGGAATTCTTCTGACATCCTATTTTGATTGGTATAATCTTTGGTTGGCCAACTCGTTTCCCCTGATGAAGATAGTACGGCAATTCCTCTTAATGCTGGGATATGCTCTGCTGTTTTTCACAGGAGCCTACTATCTTTTTGATAAAAAAGAATTTTAA